The nucleotide window TTATAGGACCCTGGGTCAAGGGACTCCATGTGTTATCATGTTTACAGAGATCATGGTATTCATAAGTATgaaactgttgtaattttgttctgTAGATGGTTTgattataattgttttctttttcattcatgtaCAAATGCAGGCCcaacacaatattttatacttgtattAACAATGTACTGATATATGTTGTTAGCAATATGGCTTGGTTTGCCTAATTccctgttaaactgatttgagtaccagtattggtaaagttttgtctgttggtgaattaatagtttattatgaaagtaagatatatgttaaaatgttatttgtttaaaatcataaaagtagccactttttctgttcctttgtattttatgtttaataaaagagagtgctggtaggtggtggaggaggataaaacacttgtctgacttgttttcttcattataagcaACCTATATAATCCTATATTTCTGGCCCGCAAATACCTATATTTCAGGATCCTACCTATATTTTTGACTCCCAAAAGCACTTGACGCCCTGTAAAAGTAACATCTTCCTTGTTTTCAACAACAGAATATGGCAAGAGAATTGCCTGGGTAAGTAAAAGTAACATCTTCCTTGTCTTCACAACTACAGAATATAGCAAGAGAATTGCCTGGGTAAGTAAAAGTAACATCTTCCTTGTCTTCACAACTACAGAATATAGCAAGAGAATTGCCTGGGTAAGTAAAAGTAACATCTTCCTTGTTATCACAAAAGCAGAatatgatagatttttttttgagtGGGGGTTGAGGGGAGGGGGAGGGTAGAAGAAGTATcatcatttcttcttttaaaaaccAGAATAAGGTGAGAATTGCTGTGGTGAGATTTTTTGTTTTCACAAGTGCAGAATATTGTCAGAGAACTGCCGTGGTAAGTAGAAGAGAATTTTCCAACTTCAGAACATTTCCAGAGgaaatttacatttacatcagTATATTGATCAGTCAATAGTCAAAGGTCAGGAGCTTACATGTATATTAGTTTCCACTCAATCCTAGAATAAGGCAAGGGTTTTTGCCATTAAGCAGTAGATGACTATGTTGTATTgtgtgaaatgattttttttatatttaaaaccttgaaggggcctccgtggccgagtggttaaagttggtactttaaatcacttgcccctcatggatgtgggttcgagccccactcggggtgttgaactctttatgtgaggaagctatccagctggcttccggaaggtcggtggttctacccaggtgtacgctcatgatgaaataatgaacggatgggtacctggggtcttcctccaccatcgaagctggaaagtggcaatatgacctataattgtgttggtgcaacattaaacccaacaaaataaataaattataaccTTGAACCATAGTATTTGAGTCAGTAATACTGTTTAATATATGTTTGATTGCCATATAAACCATTTCTGATTGTGATTTGTAGGAAGTACCAGCAGCGGTTACCCTATGACCTATTGTCAAGTCTAGCTAATGCGCTGATAGATGGCACTGTGTTTCAGATTGTACTGGGTCTAAGGGAAGTACAGGAATACGAGGAGAAAGCTATGTTTCAACAGAGGAGTAAACTCATATCTGATCATAAAGGTATATTGTAGTATGTTTGGATTGAACTGGTTGGTTTGTTTCAGTATGTTTCACTGTACTTCAGctcttcaaataaaataatgaaattagcTTAGCATTTTACCTGAAAAATGTCAAAAGCTGACATACAGGGAAACAgagcagtttgatttgtatttcttaattattcaATTTTGAATTACCTGAAACAATAGTGTTTCCATATCTTTAACATATTCAGTTTTTGATAGTACTGTAAGCAGTTGTTTGATCCACCTTTTACCATAGCAAGgattctttcactggttttaGGGGCAGCATACTTTGAAATCAgtgttatttaatgttttataatatttttgcttGACAGTATTTAATGATACTgcctttgaataaaatcatttcttttaaatgcacATTATTCTTTGTATAAAACTGCAACATGAATGTAAATACAATTACTGGTAAAGTGTGTTTTAGTTGGCTTggatatataattaaaattgtttataattacAAATGTTTTTACCAagctttttgtaccccccgacaataAAATTgtaagggggtatactggtttcaggttgtctgtccgttcGGAGTGCATGCGTACTTCCCcctaatgagacaatgtgtcatgtgctaGAGCCAGGCCCTTAGCTCTAAgatgaaggtcacacttagatatcATATATGCAAAATTTGGTTCACACCAGTGAAAAACACATgcaataaaaagatttttttttccagttgtACTGTTTAATAGCTTTAACTGGTCAGTCTGGTGAACACCAGATTTGATACTTTCTTAGGTGACTATGCCAGTGATGAAAACATTGCATCAGATATTTCGCTCCGTGAAAGACATTTCATTGTTTCATTTAAAGTACAAAATGTGGTGGACCCGCCATGATGGCATTTTCAGTTCATTTACATTTTCTCTGTACCATGTACCATTTTGGACTTTTCcatttgttatgaaaaataaattttcatgctGAAATAGCACTGTCTTCACTGGTCCACTTCCATAAACAACACATTTCCTCAGTCTTTAAATGAAAACAAGCCGATTGACctttacagctttttttttttttgtgaggcAACTAAAAATGAGTTTTTCTGGAAATATTTCAGCACAGAAACATGAACTGCAGAAGAAACATAAAGCAATGTTACAAGATTGTCAAAGTAAACCACACAATCTCGCCTTGACCAAGTCTCAGATAGACAGAGAAATGGAGGTAAATTTGAAATATGGTTCTCTACAGTTATATGGCATAATACCcactttattatttctttacatatacaAGTATTGTGTACCAGTTGTACTGCTTCTAGCATTGCATCAGTATTATACGAGAAGCAAAGCCGCATAGCTCAATAGGGTGTTTGCAGATGTTCATCTTCTAGGGGGTTAAGTTTGAATCCTTGGTGAGGCGTATGTGCACTGTGACATTtagatagaagacattgtgtctgaaatcagttgtcctccacctctgcttATTATAGACAGTTAgcaattacttgtggagaatatTTAACTTTAAGTACTGGACTAGATAGATCTACTGATTATAGGAACACATGTTGGTTAAACACTGGTTAGTTAGCTACCTGCAATTTCATTACATGGACTGATACACTGTTGAAAAAAGGTGATTAACCCCCTAACCCCTGCaccctgaaaaaattaaaagaaataaaagaccaaaaaacccaaacaaattaTCAATCAAAACATCTTATACTGGTATAGAAACCTATAAACTTTTTTTGGGGATAGGGATTCATTGCCAAATTGTAGAACAGTTTTAACTTGTAAAGAGTCAGACAGCATTGTTTCACTGCAAGgacttattttgtttattttatcaaatggtaGGTGTTAAGATGAAAATGATGATTCTCTGTCTAGGTTTCAGGGTAGGGTAATTGACAACAATTTAATTGGAGGAACTTTGTTCCTTTGCATGAGTTCTGTTGTTGACAGTCTGTTTGTTTACCATATTCTTTCATAAATTACATAGGAAAGTACAGAAATTTAGgttgtatttttgtaattgagTAGCTTCCCTTTAAACATGTGCTTGATCAACACAAAGCTGCATACAAAATGATTTTTCAAGTTTGAcacatttcatttgttttacaatatCAGGACTTGCATGGTTAGCACAGTATTCCATATAGTCTGGTAATTCGAAATGGATCATTTGAATGATGAACGCTACTAGttgataagacattgtgtctcatattttaaatgcaatgatattttagacattttaaaaatctcaaactttttttagatttaaatgttgatatactagtatgGTTGGAAAATCATTAATAAGCATTGATTTTATTCTTCACATGTCTGCCTGGTTAACCTAGAGACTAGAGCACAGAGTAATGGAGCAAGAGGTTATAGTTTCAGTTCACAAAGAAAACTAAcacttatcatgctaaacacgattGACTTgccatttgcgaccagtgtagatcatgatcagcctgcacatccatgaagtCTGATCATGTTTGGCGctgctcgccattcagtcagtattttttagtaagcaccccttaatggtcgcaaaggcagaatcagtcgtgtccagcatggtaagggttaatattctcGGGGACTAATGTTTGTACATTTTGTGGTTTTGTCACCCCACAAATTTAGCCCAAAGGAACAAACAAAATAACTGTTCATTATTACTATGCAAACAAAATAGCTGTGTTGGCCAGTACCTTCAAATTTCATGCCtacaaatgaaaatgatttcacagtgactgatatatttggtaaaatgatattaaacatgtatgtgacaaacaaaatttattttacattttcagacCACAAAGAAAAGATGTGATGAAGAAATTAGAAAGAAAGATCAGAAAATCATCATGCAGTTAGATCAGAAAGTTATGGACCAACAATCAACCTTAGAGAAGGCTGGCGTTCAAGGTTTCTATGTCACAAACAAGCCCCAGGACATCAGATTACAAATGTACCTGCTAGAATTTATTGTTAGACTGTCTCAGCTCGAAATGCCAAGTTGAATGACATTTTGTGTTAATAAAATTTTGCGGTCTATTGATAAAATGGTGATAAAACAAATGGCAAGGGGAAAAAGAGATTGATCTTGATGGGAAGAAAAAgaatatttctcaaaattgttgGCATCCCCAGTGAAAcagacctatcatgtgttggtgcgacgttaaatccaaaaaaaaaaagatggaacAGAACATTTTTATGAACAGAACACCTGTCATGTCTTTGTTCTGtctgaactaccatatatggaacTCTGTAGTAAAACTTATAGGGATTGTGATTTGAGTTAACTTATTTTAAAGATCTGAATAAAGGATGGTTGATTCAAAAAACTTGTTTCCATTGTGTCTTTTTTCCACCTGttgtttgacatttgatataaataatatcggaatttaaaatgtttacagttaaaatgctattttcttgatgaaacttagtATAATATACAGCAATCATATTCAGATGCATATGAATTGCATACACTTTAATTAAGGCTGGgcatttttagctagactatttgaatttttcaaataccATATAGCGAGTTAATTCTGCGGGTATTTATTTCTGCTTATTCTGCGGGTCGaggctgtcacgcagaaataaattccacACATTTAAATTACCAGCAGAattttttgacgcagaaataaactttgatatttcgcttaatgTAATGACCCGTTATCTTTGTCTCATGAGTTTTTAGTCAATGGTTACCATTTCTACAAGAGTACTGTATATCACAAAATATGCTAGGTTTATGAAAAGTTTGACAAACGTTATATAAAtttaggaaaataaaaatgaGCAGTTTGCgatattttaaaaagaaggaCCCTATTCGTttgtatatttgtacatatttgtaaataaatcgtaaatttttctaccagcagtgttacattttatgaaaatgtctttcaaaattaATTACCAGTACTAGACCTACAGTATTCATTTTTAACTCTGATTTCTGACCATGCatggaaatgaaaagaaatccgatttaaacataaatcagctgcACCAACTTCACTGTCCTAGATTCTGACCTAGATAGTGCCACTAAGATAAACTGACGAGAACGATGTGCATTTGAGTCTTTAATCATGACATAGTAAATGCGGTACATATTTCCTGTGCGCAGAATTTACTTCCGGATTATGCaaaccgcaaaaattaattcctgcttttctcgtAGGTTGCAGAAACAAAAAACGCCCTTTTTTGAagtagaaattagttaagtttggcataccattccat belongs to Mercenaria mercenaria strain notata unplaced genomic scaffold, MADL_Memer_1 contig_4292, whole genome shotgun sequence and includes:
- the LOC128553767 gene encoding protein DGCR6-like isoform X2, with translation MARELPGKYQQRLPYDLLSSLANALIDGTVFQIVLGLREVQEYEEKAMFQQRSKLISDHKAQKHELQKKHKAMLQDCQSKPHNLALTKSQIDREMETTKKRCDEEIRKKDQKIIMQLDQKVMDQQSTLEKAGVQGFYVTNKPQDIRLQMYLLEFIVRLSQLEMPS
- the LOC128553767 gene encoding protein DGCR6-like isoform X1, with the translated sequence MTAEYIPTEIGGGSSLKEEYERRELQQKRHYFLFSQLQNMARELPGKYQQRLPYDLLSSLANALIDGTVFQIVLGLREVQEYEEKAMFQQRSKLISDHKAQKHELQKKHKAMLQDCQSKPHNLALTKSQIDREMETTKKRCDEEIRKKDQKIIMQLDQKVMDQQSTLEKAGVQGFYVTNKPQDIRLQMYLLEFIVRLSQLEMPS